A stretch of DNA from Carassius auratus strain Wakin chromosome 44, ASM336829v1, whole genome shotgun sequence:
CTATGGGTGTGCATGGGTATGTTTAAGATGGAGTGCATGTGGTGCATGTGGTGCAGGGAGGGTCTCCCTCGAAGAACATCACACACGTGTTTTCACACACACCACCAGATTCTTGCTGTAGTGTATGTAGACTGACTGTAGAGCTACTGTGGTTCTTTTGTATAAAATACAATGAGCCCTTTATTTTGCCAACttgatttttgagaaaaaaattacatgtacATACTTCCTTACTGAATTTGAAACTATATCGCAACCTTGatgtttttttacacaaaacataTGGATATGTATCTCAGATGATTGTTGGTCGTTTTTAGCCAGTTGTGTAGTATTTGTGATTTTGAAATAGTGTTGAGTGACGTGTAGCTTAAGAGTGGAAGATGAGGCGGAAAAAATCAATCAGCTTGCAACACTATGGTGATAGAGGAAGGAGGGAGGCaagtgtggggttttttttctttcgaCCAACCGCTTTCAAATTCACTGCTCTTCAGCGAACTGCAATGAGCCCTGATTTTCTGCTCTTTATCTGTGGTCAAAGAATAGTCTGCCCCATCTGTATTTACACACATTCTCCCTCACAGTATTTGCTGAACAATTCAATAGTAATTGCTGCATTCTCCCAAAACTGCAAATGTGCTGATTTGACCATTCCATATGTTTTCATTCGTGACTAACCCCTGAATATGTATATGCAATCTTTGTTTAATTATTACTCAGCCCTTAAGATATGCAGATGCtttcttcatttgcattttttctaaTAAATGGTGGTCCCTTTTATTAAATTTCTCTGCATCTGGAATGTTGAAATGACTTAAatgataaagtgtgtgtgtgttgtgtttatttatcaGGCGTGGGCTTTGCCACGCGTCAGGTTGGCTGTATGACCAAGCCCACAACTATCATTTCCATGGAAGGCGACGTCATTTCACTTAAGACCGTCAGCACTTTCAAAACCACAGAAATCAAATTCAAACTGGGAGAGGAGTTTGACGAGACCACTGCAGATGACCGTAAAGTCAAggtaataaaatctaaaattgtaAATTGGGTGAAAAACATTTAAGCTCATCTTGGATAACACAATAGGGTCTTGTTGGTGGGATACAAGGGTTTCTTTGAAGCCCCTGTGGGAGATTGACCTATCCCATGAGATTCATCGGGTCAATCATAAATGTAGACATAGAAACGCCACTCAATGCTGCTCCTGGGTAGCAAGAgaaaaaataatactgttttccAATTAAGAACTCTTTGTCTTATTACCTTTCCCCTGCTGCTTCTGTTTGTCCATCAGTCTGTGGTAACTTTGGATGGAGGCAAATTGGTTCATGTTCAGAAATGGGACGATAAAGAGACGACCCTGGTCCGAGATGTCAGTGACAACAACCTCACTCTGGTCAGTATTGTGTACTTACAGAAAGTGCCTCTTTTGGCTGGGAACAGAATATTTTGCTGCTCATTTGTTAATTACTTCTGCCAATATTTATGGGTGTTTGAGTGAATGAATCAGCATCAACAGACTAACTTCTCTCTTTTATTAACAGACATTGACGCTTGGTGATGTTGTATCCACACGACACTATGTGAAAGGGGAATAAAGAGAAACCTCGGTCACAACCCGTCCTCATCAGTGGTTTTGTACATTTCCAATGGTTTTTCTGTGGTGGTCTTCCATTTCATTTGCACCGTTCctcaaaaaactaaatgaaattccAACCTCATACCTCCAGATGTCTGTATTTGAGCTCATACACTGGGTGTGTAATATGCTTCTTCAGTCAGTGTTATGGCATAAGCCTTTGGTCTGCAATAAATGACATTTGCTCCAAACTGACCGTGTGCAATTTATTGTCAACATTTCCAGCtccatgtgtctgtgtgtttctgggtgAAAGGCCAGTTGGAGGTTGCGCAGTGAATCTTTTAACCTTCACACGTGAAGCCAGTTACTTTTAATGGccaaacatcaacaaaaacattgaaaaaaaatacattgcaaaaTCTTTTAGATAGATTTAATCTTGAtgtacatgcaaaaaaataaaacctgttcTTTCACAAGCTTATACATGCATACCACAACTATTTCGCAAACCAAAATGATCACtttgtcttgtgtttgtgtttcttgtgttttttcttcttttctgagtGTGCGTGTGAATGCCTTGGCCGTTTGGCGTCTTCATCGCAGCTATCAGATGAAGAGTggtctcttttcttctctttctttttcttcttttcttttttagactTCTTTTCCTGCAGGAGAAATGCAAAGGGGCATCATGACCAAGCAAATGGACAAGTAAAACAAGAGCAGGGTTACACAACCGCTTACTGCCAGCATGTCATCTGGTGCAATCATTTTGCTGTACCTTTTTACGTTTCTGTGGCTCTGACTGGGTTTGCTGAGTGGTTGGTGGTGGctgctcctcctcttcttctggCACTAAACTGTACTGCAGTCCAGGCTTGGAGAAGCAGTCCTTTGCAAAGTGACCTTACAATACAGACATACAAGTCATTACTTATGACTTAAACAGTCATAACAGATGTTCAGGGATTACACTCAATGTAtcacaatttacacaaaaatattaagcaacatgacggttttcaacattaatagtattaagaaatatttcttgtgcaacaaatcattatattagaatgatttgtgaaggatcatgtgacaatgaagactggagtaatgaagctaaAATCTCAGCATtgtcatcaaaggaataaattacattataaaatgtattacatttacatttattcatttagcagacgcttttatccaaagcgacttacagatgaagacagtggaagcaatcaaaaacaacaataagagcaatgatatataagtgatataacaagtctcagttaggttaacacagtacacgtagcatgggattttaactaatataataaataaaaagaaaacagatagaataaaagaatagagcaagctagttagaggtctttacacatacacacacacatacatatacaattgcataataaatgaaaagaaaatagaatacaaaaagattagaaaggtagttagattttttaaagaatagaattagaatagtgagtgttaaagttagagtaTAAAAGTACTAAGttagtattaaaatagaaaagttatttaaataacatttcacaattgactgtgtttttattttatacattttttttacaaagaaacgcagccttggtgagcataagagacttatttaaaacacattttaaaaatctgaccccaaacttttgaaagacaTTGTAACTACAAAAATGACAATCAGAAACAAAGAAATGTAAGTAAGTAACATCACTAGCACGGCCCTTCATATAATCTGAGTTAGAGTTGTTTTTCAGTAGAttgtctttattttacaaaaacatgtaCTTAAGTCAAGGTACTGaagaaaaacatattattttaatatggctGAATCTTGTTGAAATACCATTAGGGTCGAATTTAAGATAAAAATATGCTGTTTGTAATGGGGCAAAAGTCTAATGTAAACTGGAACTGGTTCAGATTGACAACCTCGGGCTTCATACCTCTGCAGCCACACTTTTTGCATGTGGTGTTGAGCACAGCCTCCAGCGTGATCTTCTGCTCAGTATGATCTCTAAACTGTCTCCGGCGACGTTCATCCTGTCTGTGTGAATATTTATTTACGCACAATTTGGTATggttatgaataaaaatacttAACTTCCTATAAGTACAAGGTTTGGTTTGCTCAAACAAAGCACTCATGTACCATAAAACCACTTACTCTGCCATAACATTGTTGGGGTCTAGGTCCCGCCCAGTGCCTTGATTGACACACTTCATAGAGAAGGACAGTTTTACTTTATCATCTCTCATCTGATAGTGAATGGAAATCAAAAAGTATGATTAAAATACTGTTTCTGAATTCTAAGGACACTAAACCCATCTTCATTCAGTCCTACATGTAAAATCACAGCATAAATGTATCTTTTAGTATATGCAATGTAAATATGTTGGTAACAGTATAAAATGACACTGATATTGTTGTATTAGCATACATGCAAACTGAATGTACCTCTCTGCCGATTACTTTTATCCACACTTGTTCCCCTACATCAACAATTTCAGCTGGGTTCTCCACCCGACAGGATGACATCTCACTCTTATGAACCAGACCTGCcaatatcaaacaaaaataaacaaaaatatgtgtgtgttcatcttCATTAGCACACATCTTGTTAACTCTCCAACCGTACCTTGTTTTCTGTATCCTGGAATCTTAACAAAAGCACCATATGTTGTGACAGAAACTACCTAGTAAATAAGAAAACAAGAAGGTAAATAAATCGATATTTGGACTTTTTGATGTGATTTGTATTCTGCATGTTGATCTAACCTCTCCCTTCACAATGCTGTACATAGGAGGCAGGCCATCCAGACCAGCTGGctctctcatctgctcctctGCCATCACACCTACAGAGGTACACATGAGGTTTGCCATCTGTCTGTAGCTAGTCTGCTAACTAGTCATGCTGAAGCATGAAACAAAACTAAATCTGAAGATGCCATCGTTAGTGTTTATGTAATGCATCTCACGCCAGATTAGAATATGCAAAGATCAATGTACTTACCCGATGGACTGCGGGTCAGATCTAGGAgagattattatttctttttatgtcTAGGAAGGTTTACCGTAATTTGAAAATAATCTACAAGATGAGTGTAAAGTGGACGTGCTAAATCGTCGcagtttaaattacaaaaatcattatccaataaagaaaataataattgtaaaataaaatgttaatgccGAGAGCTAGGTTACTACGCTACAAAACATCCCAAAGCAAAACGTAAATACATTTCGAGCAGTGCGTTCCCCTTGTTTGGATGAAACATGAGTTCCGTCAGTGAGTGGCAGTGCATTGTCTTCCGGTTCAGAGATTAAACAGTAACCAATAAGATCGCGTTGTGCGtgagccagccaatcagaagccttCATGTTACCGGATGTGTTTTACTCGGCGAGCGTGTGTAGCTCTGTAGTGGTTGGTGGCTTGAAATCATTCATTTGAAAAGAAGCCGATAGTTTTGATCGTTTTTCATTTATCGTAGGGGTTTGAGTATTTTTCACAACAATGATCGAACCGAAGAAGCGCGGCGCAGAGATGGCAGTGGTTCCCGCCGGAGTGAAGAGGCCCCGGACAGAGCTGGTGGCAGCCGCGCAGTCCCAGCAGCTCTCTGCTATGGTAAATAAGACTTTGTGACGTGACGTacagccaagtatgttgacccatactcagaattcgtgttctgcatttaacccatccaaagtgaactGACACCCGAGCAGTAGGCAGCCGTTTGTGCTGCAGTGCCCAGAGAGCAGTTggggtattgccagcccgagactcaaacccacaaccgtAGGGTTAGGAGCCAAACTCGACTTCCAGACTGAGAGCTGAATTCGAAGGAAAAGACTAGCTAGCCTGGGGACCAAGCTGTCTGTTGTATGCTGGCTGTATTGTATTTATGGGACTTTGGCTCATCCTACTGATTTTAATCTtttgaattcaattaaattcaattttgtttgtatagcgctttttacaacaCAAATCATTGCTAAGCAACTTTATAGAAAATTAAGTCTACAATATTTAGTGGTAGCTTATAtgtggtgatcagtttatgtgcatatgacaggaattttcagaaaaattaatacaagactgTCAACCAGACGGTGAACACCTATTAacagtaattattatatgattgcatagtaagtagaaATATTTGACTAAACTCGTCACCCTCTTTAAAACATGTAGTGAAGCCAAAAAGTACATTTTCCCATAAAAGTGAGAGAGGTCTTAAACTATGAATATTTTTCATTGATAAATGTCTGAATCTTACATCACGAATGTTACAGAGACAAGCATTATGACTGAGTCATTTAATCATTCTTTCagcagattcattcaaaaacagagTTGCTCACAACCAAAACATgtcctattatttttattattacaatgtgTTTATGCAAGTTTAAGCATTATACACACTTAACCCCACAattaacatcaacaaaaaaagagacaacaatgaatttaaaacatattGTGCATAGAAGCAAATGAGAAGGATTTTCGATTCCAAAAATACATTGCCATCTGCAGTCAAAGTTTAGTGGGTGCATGGTTGAGGGGAAGCTTCATCATCTTTGAGTATTTATAACAGCGCATGCATAAACCAgcattaatctctctctctctctgtgtgtgtgtgtgtgtctgtttgtgttcaTGTCAGGGCCCCCCGCGCAGCTCCAGTCTGCAGGCTCCTATAATGCTGCTCTCTGGTCATGAAGGTGAAGTATACTGCTGCAAATTTCACCCTAATGGAGCCACATTAGCCTCCTCTGGATATGACCGCCTCATCTGTGAGTCACATGACAtttggtattttattattatatacatgttattattattatttttttatgtgtttgtagtATTGATGTAATTATTCCCATGTGTGTTTTAATTGCTTTCGGTGATTGTGTCTAATGTCCATGTTCTTGTAGTGCTGTGGAATGTATATGGAGACTGTGATAACTACGCAACACTTAAAGGCCACAGTGGAGCTGTGATGGAGCTTCATTATAACACTGATGGCAGGTGCGTTTGTGTAAAAgacaaaattaattaatcatttacactgtcattttaaatgtttatagtaTACTGTAGGTTATATATTCTTCtataaatgaacattctgtcacatactaagtgtgtgtttgtgtcctccAGTCTGCTCTTTTCAGCCAGTACAGACAAgacggtgtgtgtgtgggacagtGAGACAGGGGAGCGTGTGAAGCGTCTGAAAGGACACACGTCCTTTGTGAACTCATGTTTTCCGGCTCGGCGTGGACCACAGCTGGCCTGTACGGGCAGTGATGATGGAACTGTAAAGGTAAATTCAATTCAGTCTAGACTCGAAACTCTgactttgagagaaaaaaaagctctattaaaattgtaacatttttgaTTAGGGAAAGGATATAGTGGAAGAGCAGCTACAGCATTAAATGTTGAGTTAAAACATGGCTATaaaattaaaggtatagttcacccaaaaatgaacatttgtcaTTACTCCTGCTCgtttcattccaaacccatattttGGAAAACAAATGAAGACATATTAAATGTTATCTCATCATTTTTGTCTATCCGGTAGACCTTAATTAGGTTAGACACcatattgaatgtaacataagCGATAGACTTACAGTCTTTACAATGGCACGCACTGTATAtagtagggttgtgccgatagatgatagtatcgtgtatcaacgatagtcagagatataaACATAAGCAGATTTCTGTCAATAATGAAGACTATACATAGTATAATCTATCTATACATATACTATTACATAGTTTAACTTTCACAACTCCCAACCCttttttgtggtgtttttgtCTACTGAATACCTTTTTGGAAAGCGTTTTCATTCCTGTTATAAATTCAGTATCATGCTACATTGATTTAGTTCTTTAAAAGTCTTTGCAACCAAAATTTTCATGCTTCAAATATTATAAATAGACATAGTAAATGTAACCCATATGAATCAAGTGGATTAATCCAAGCCTTCTGAACAGAAATTATCGCTTTATATAGCACAACTGATTTATtataggcttttattcacataaacTTTGACCAGTGCACAtacatagagcacatcaaatgtatcaataaaaatattataccTGTTCACCTGCATGCCATGTCACCATGTGTCATTTGTTAGAGGTTAAGTATGTTGATGGCAGTACAGCAATTGTTCTGTATCCTTCCTCTATCCTTCCTTAGATCCAGATTTTAGCTTTGATCTTTTAACCATTATGCCACCACCACCTTTCAATTGCTACACCTCAGTTTTCAAAGAAAACAGGCCCTTATTGTTTAAAGAGAAACTGAAAATTGTCTGTCAAACTGTTGTGCTCAAGGGGAAATTCATTCCAATGCAACCTGGTTTGTGAGCCCGACCCATTCCCATTTCTGTTTAAAATCTCTGCTGTCCTGTCTTGTATGAACAGGCATATagtcattaaataaaatacattttgatgtctGGATCCTGATCATGTTTGATAGTTGTTACAGTGAGTCTTTAGGTTGCTGtttatcattcatttttgttgttgattgaaATGTCTAGATAAAACATGAGAGAATTTGAACTGTTCATGTGTTATTTTAGCTGTGGGACATCAGGAAGAAGGCCTCTGTTCACACTTTCCAGAACACATATCAGGTTCTCAGTGTATCATTTAATGACACTAGTGACCAGATCATCTCAGGAGGCATCGACAACGACA
This window harbors:
- the LOC113062106 gene encoding fatty acid-binding protein, heart; the encoded protein is MADIFVGTWNLKESKNFDDYMKALGVGFATRQVGCMTKPTTIISMEGDVISLKTVSTFKTTEIKFKLGEEFDETTADDRKVKSVVTLDGGKLVHVQKWDDKETTLVRDVSDNNLTLTLTLGDVVSTRHYVKGE
- the zcchc17 gene encoding zinc finger CCHC domain-containing protein 17; this encodes MAEEQMREPAGLDGLPPMYSIVKGEVVSVTTYGAFVKIPGYRKQGLVHKSEMSSCRVENPAEIVDVGEQVWIKVIGREMRDDKVKLSFSMKCVNQGTGRDLDPNNVMAEQDERRRRQFRDHTEQKITLEAVLNTTCKKCGCRGHFAKDCFSKPGLQYSLVPEEEEEQPPPTTQQTQSEPQKRKKEKKSKKEKKKKKEKKRDHSSSDSCDEDAKRPRHSHAHSEKKKKHKKHKHKTK
- the LOC113062103 gene encoding U5 small nuclear ribonucleoprotein 40 kDa protein, with product MIEPKKRGAEMAVVPAGVKRPRTELVAAAQSQQLSAMGPPRSSSLQAPIMLLSGHEGEVYCCKFHPNGATLASSGYDRLILLWNVYGDCDNYATLKGHSGAVMELHYNTDGSLLFSASTDKTVCVWDSETGERVKRLKGHTSFVNSCFPARRGPQLACTGSDDGTVKLWDIRKKASVHTFQNTYQVLSVSFNDTSDQIISGGIDNDIKVWDLRQNKLIYSMQGHGDSVTGLSLSADGSYLLSNSMDNSVRVWDIRPFAPKERCVKIFQGNVHNFEKNLLRCSWSPDGSKIAAGSADRFVYIWDTTSRRILYKLPGHAGSVNEVVFHPEEPIVLSGSSDKRLYIGEIQ